The Amycolatopsis jiangsuensis nucleotide sequence GTTGTCCAGGGTGCCGGTGCTCAGGTTGTCGAGCGCGACGACCTCGTCGCCGCGCGCCAGCAGGTGCTCGGTGAGGTGGGAGCCGATGAACCCGGCCCCGCCGGTGATCAGGTAACGCACGGTCTCTCCTTCAGTGTGCGAACAGCGCGCGGTCGAAACGGTAAGTGGCGTCGATGACGGTGGGGCACTGCTCGATCCAGTCGTAGCGGTGTCCGGGGTGGACGGTGTGGATCAGCACGACGTCCCAATCCCGTCCGTCCGGGTCCATGACGCTGTCGAGGGAACCGCCGGTCACCCGGACGTTCGGCACGAGCGGATCGTGGTAACCGACCTTCGCGCCCTTCGCCGCGAGCAGGTCGAGGATGTCCAGCGCGGACGACGAGCGCACGTCCTCCACCCCCGGCTTGTAGGTCACGCCGGCCACCAGTACCCGGGTGCCCGACATTCCCTTGCCGTCGCGGGAAAGGGTGTTCAGCACCCGGTCCACGACCTGCTTCGGCCGTTCGGCGATGGCGTGCATGGCCTGCGTGACCAGTGGCGCGTTGCTCTGCGTCGCCCGCAGCTGCCAGAGCAGGTAGTGCGGGTCGCAGGGAATGCAGTGCCCGCCGACGCCCGGGCCGGGGTGGAAGGCCATGAACCCGTACGGTTTGCTGGCCGCCGCGTCGATCACCTCGATCGGGTCGATCGAGAACCCGTCGCTGATCTCGGCGAACTCGTTGGCCAGCGCGATGTTCACCGCGCGGAAGGTGTTCTCGTACAGTTTGGTCATCTCCGCGGCCTCCGGGGAGCTGACGCAGTGCACGGCGGGGGTGAGCACGGTGATCACGCGCTGCGCCATCGCCGTGCAGACCGGCGTGACCCCGCCCAGCACACGCGGCGTCTCGGCCTGCGTGTGCGTGACGTTGCCCGGGTCGATCCGCTCCGGGCTGGAGGCCACGAACAGATCACGCCCGACGGTGAAACCCTTGGCGGTCAGGGGTTTCACCAGCAGCCGGTGCGCGGTGCCGACGTAGCTGGTGGAGGTGAGGATCAGCGTCTGGCCGCGGCGCGCGTGCGTGACCAGCTGCGCGCACGCGCTCTCCAGCGGGCCGAGGTCGGGCATCAGGTACTCGTCGAGCCCGGTCGGCACGCACACCAGCACGGCGTCCGCGTCGGCGATCCGCGACGAGTCGGTGGTGAGCCGGAAATCCTCCTGGTGCACCGCCTTTTCGAGCCGGCGGTGGTCGGCCTCGATCAGGTCCACGCGGCCGGAGCGGATCGCGTCCAGCCGGTTCTGCGACAGGTCGATGCCGATCACCTCGACCCCGCCGGCGTGCAGGCCCAGGGCGGTGGGCAGGCCGACGTACCCCATCCCGAGCACCGCGACCGAGGTCAGCGTGGCGGGTTCGGCAGTGGTTGCGAATTCAGCGACAGTACTGGTCATCCCGGTTCACCCGTTTCTGGCAGGGCAGTGGAAGAATGGCGGACAAGCGCGGATCGCGGTGGTCACCGGACCGTGCGGACGATCTCGAACGCCTCGGCCAGCCCGACCGAAATCTGCGAGCCGCGGTATTCGGCGAGGGCGCGCACCCCGCGTTCACTGCGTGGGTTCGGCCACGGCTCGAGTTCCTTGCCGTAGGCGCGCAGTGCCTCGATCTTGCGTTCGAGGTGGGTTTCCTCGAGCACCTGCCAGCAGTTCGGCCGGAAGGCGACCGGCAGCCCGGAGGCCTCCCCGACGTCGGTGGCGGAGCGGATCTCGAACGTGCGGACCTCGCGCACCGGGCCCTTGCCCGGCCGGCCCGCGACCCGCGCGGCCCGGCTGACCAGCGCGTGGTCGGTGCTCAGATCGCACATGCTGGTGGTGAAGACGGTGTCCGGTTCGAACTCGCGGACCTCCTGCTCGACCACCCGGTTGATGTCCAGGTGGCTGACGGTGTCCAGCCGGTTGTCGCCGAACTCGTGCACGCGCACCCGGTCGACACCGAGGGTTTTCGCGGCCAGCTCGATGGCCGCGGTGCGGTTGACGACCCCGGCGCCGCTCACCGAGCGCGAACCGTCGTCGTTGGTCAGGATGCAGAGCGAGACGGTGACGCCCTCGTCGGCGAGCCGGGCGATGGTACCGCCCGCGCCGAGCGTTTCGTCGTCGCCGTGGGCTCCCACGACCAGAAGCCTGCGTGTCACCGTGTGCATACCGTTCCCCAGTCCTAGTGCTAGCCGAAAGCGGGCTCCCCAGCGAAAACGAGCCGATGAAAGTGCTTGGCACGTCAGGGAAATCTGGCATCCGCCGAGGTGAGGCGACAACCCCTAAAGACCGTCTAAAGCGGACCTTGGCGTGCGGGGCTGCGGGCGTGGCAGGGGCCGTTAGGGGTGGGTCGTGGCGGGCGCGCGCTCGTATCGTCGCTGGCGTCCGGCGCGATCGACGTGGAAGGAACGAAGACACGTGGGCAACTCCGAGGACAAACTGGTCGGTGCGCTCCGAGCGTCGGTGAAGGAAACCGAGCGGTTGCGCGAAAAGAACCGCAAGCTCACCGAAGCCGCGCGCGAGCCGATCGCGATCGTCGGGATGGCCTGCCGGCTCCCGGGTGGCGCGGACACGCCCGAGGACCTCTGGCGGCTGCTGCACGACGGGGTGGACGCGATCGGTGAGTTCCCCGCCGACCGCGGATGGGACCTCGACCGGCTCTACGATCCGACCGGAGAGCGTCCCGGGTCGAGCTACGTGCGGGAGGGCGGTTTCCTGCATGAGGCGCTCGGTTTCGACGCCGACCTGTTCGGCATCAGCCCGCGCGAAGCGTTGCTGATGGACCCGCAGCAGCGGCTGCTGCTGGAGACGTCCTGGGAGGCCTTCGAACGCGCCGGGATCGCGCCGCATTCGGTGAAGGGCAGCCCGACCGGTGTGTTCGCCGGCACGATGTACCACAACTACCAGGGCAGTTACGGTTCGTCCGGGGTCATCTCCGGCCGGCTCGCCTACACCTTCGGGCTCGAAGGACCCGCGGTCACCATCGACACCGCGTGCTCGTCCTCGCTCGTCGCACTGCACCTGGCGGTGCAGGCTCTGCGCAGCGGTGAATGCACACTCGCCCTCGCCGGTGGCGTCTCGGTCATGTCCACTCCGCGCACCTTCGTGGAGTTCTCCCTCGACGGCACGCTCGCGCGCAGTGCGCGTTGCCGGGCGTTCGCCGACTCCGCGGACGGCACCGGCTGGTCCGAGGGCTGCGGCATGCTGCTCGTGGAGCGGCTCTCCGACGCGCGCCGCAACGGCCACCCCGTGCTCGCCCTCGTGCGTGGCACCGCGATCAACCAGGACGGCGCTTCCAACGGCATGACCGCGCCGAACGGGCCGGCGCAGCAGCGCGTGATCCGGCAGGCTC carries:
- a CDS encoding nucleotide sugar dehydrogenase; the protein is MTSTVAEFATTAEPATLTSVAVLGMGYVGLPTALGLHAGGVEVIGIDLSQNRLDAIRSGRVDLIEADHRRLEKAVHQEDFRLTTDSSRIADADAVLVCVPTGLDEYLMPDLGPLESACAQLVTHARRGQTLILTSTSYVGTAHRLLVKPLTAKGFTVGRDLFVASSPERIDPGNVTHTQAETPRVLGGVTPVCTAMAQRVITVLTPAVHCVSSPEAAEMTKLYENTFRAVNIALANEFAEISDGFSIDPIEVIDAAASKPYGFMAFHPGPGVGGHCIPCDPHYLLWQLRATQSNAPLVTQAMHAIAERPKQVVDRVLNTLSRDGKGMSGTRVLVAGVTYKPGVEDVRSSSALDILDLLAAKGAKVGYHDPLVPNVRVTGGSLDSVMDPDGRDWDVVLIHTVHPGHRYDWIEQCPTVIDATYRFDRALFAH
- a CDS encoding PIG-L deacetylase family protein, encoding MHTVTRRLLVVGAHGDDETLGAGGTIARLADEGVTVSLCILTNDDGSRSVSGAGVVNRTAAIELAAKTLGVDRVRVHEFGDNRLDTVSHLDINRVVEQEVREFEPDTVFTTSMCDLSTDHALVSRAARVAGRPGKGPVREVRTFEIRSATDVGEASGLPVAFRPNCWQVLEETHLERKIEALRAYGKELEPWPNPRSERGVRALAEYRGSQISVGLAEAFEIVRTVR